The nucleotide sequence ATGTCGAAAACAAGAGTAATTGATAACGAACCGTAAAATGTTTACACCCACCtaaataatactaatataataCCACTATATATAAGGAATGCGGTTCTTAGTTACAATGTCGCAAAGTCATGCATGCAAATGATGTCATGTTTACCTGCATATGCATTGCACGCCTTTTAGAAGTGATACTTGATATACTGTTAAGACATTGTGTTTCTATGCATGAATACAACTCAAACATTCCAATAGCCATAAGTTACATTTACCATGAAGGTGTTACTAATATCAAACCATATATACCGCACCAAGTATACTGAGGTACTGAAAATTTACAGTTTTCAATGACTTTTCTTTGTATCATAATATCACGATGTGTTCATGTAGTTATAGTGTGAtcgaaaagaaagaaatgtccTAAAGCCGAGCTTTGTTCTCTTTTTGATCTTAACATAGAATCTCCACAATGAAGGCCTGCTTGGTACTTTTACTCGTTGCTATCGCTTCGGCGGAACTCTCTCCTCTCTTCACCGTTAAAGAGAAAATCACTGGTCGATACATTGTCAAACTGAAGGTAACTCAAATATGGAAGCAGTGGTTTTTAAGGGATGATTCAACTAAGTGATCAAAATCAAATAGGATTTGTTGGAACGATTGTCCTTATATACATATTGACggaaatcaaatgaaatattttgtgttaaCCAAATCGGACAGCAATCTTAGTAATGCTCCGCAACCACTGGGGCATCGTAGTCCGAAATCACCCTCTCCATACATGAAGCGATCCATTAACAACATTAGTGTGTGGCTGTGTATGATAACAGCATATTcgagtttatatattttatattggagggACATCACCATGTAAGTGTTATCCCTACGCTCATTCTCCCTTCCCCTTGCCCCACAGCCCCCCTCTTACCTCACGGTCCTCAGTTTCACTTGTCTGCCAGCTGATGCATATACCCTACCACGATGAAGTTTTAACATGTTACCCTTGCTTGGTCTAATGGCACGAAAACCGTAAAAGAATTTAATTCTCTCACCAGTCCCAGCATGGATCCCTTcgaaagaaaatgtaaaacttataAAAGAAAGATTTAATGAAAGCCAAGATGAAATGTAATTTTAATCTACTACTAAATTCTGTGAGATACACAATTTAATTGTACAAATGGACCTTTTACTTTAACCGATGACGTCACTGCATCTCCATGACGTCAATGTGTCTCCCTGGCTGTGTGTACGGACACAAATACGTATATGCGTTGAAACTATTCTACATCTCTTTTCTGTTTAAGGATTCTCAATTTTGATATCATATATTCAATCCTTTCCTTACAGGATGAAATTGACTTTGAATCTGCCGTTGCTAAAATTGAGTCTCTTCCATTTTTCTCTGTTGTCGGAGGAAAAGTTTTGAAGCGATTCCCTGATGTCTTCCGTGGATTCAGTGCCAAGCTCACTGAGAAAGCCCTCTCTATGGTATGACCTGATGCGATATTTACAGGCTCGTATTTCATTGTGTGAGGGTGTGTctatggggtgggtgggggtggcgTTGTGTGTGTTTGTTCGTCTTGTGTTTCTGGATGGTCATATACAAATTGAGAATCAACAGGCTAACAATTTATCGAAAATGAAAGTTATTGGTTTGcatataattatttaatcaaaGTCCTCACGTACGTAAGTAATGAGTGTATTAAATGGGGAAAAGGCCTTGGTACTAAATGTAACTAAATATATTCTTAATGTATCTGTCTTGGTATAGGTTCGTAACATGGATTGCGTAGAGTTTGTTGAGGAGGATGGTATTGTACGTACTTCAGCTGTCACGTGGGGTCTTGACCGTGTTGACCAGCGATCCCTTCCATTGGATAATAGCTACAGCCCCTCAAGTAAGTAAAGAATGTTAACTCATTTGAAGGTACGGACTCTGCAAATTTAATCGTACACTTCTTAGTAGATATCATATAGATCATGATTTACCACAAGGCCTATAACAAACCATTCTGTATTAGCTCCTATGTACCTATATCCTTCGCTGGATGTTCTCTTCTTGTAACGACATGTTAATATACAAAGTTCCTGGCGGTGGGAGAGAGCAAACTGAAACGTCAACAGGTTGGCAAAGtaacattttacatgttttaagCAAACAGAAAAAGTACCATATATTTTTGGCACAAATGTAAAAGTCATATCATAAAAAGTGTTAATCTCGATGTGAAttggaaatatgtaattcttGTTTCAactcttttttatatttctctAAGTTGGCAAAATAAATTTTGTTGCATCTATATATTAAGATAATTTCATCCATTTTATTGATAATCTTTAATATAGACGATGGCTCAGGTGTGAACGTGTACGTCGTCGATACTGGAGTCAACCCAAGCCATGTTGATCTCGCTGGTCGTGTAGTTGCTGCCTATGATGCCACCTCAAGCGCAGGACGCCAGGTACATCACAATAACAACAGTTGATATCTTATGTAATAAATAGTCTCAAATGTGGAGGCTAAGTAGGTAGAAAGAGTTGATCCAGTAAAACATTGGTCTTGACTCAATCAAGCCCAAATGTACTCATGAAAAGGTTCAATACAATCACATGTAACTTACAACATTAAGTTATGGCGTGCACTAATAATGACGTGTCGAGATTATACACCGATATtgtgttgagattgttgatgtaCCTTGAAACTTATATAAACCAAGGATCAGATCTCTCTTTCATCAGCTACAACTCTTAATATGAGATACAAAGATTTGTTTTAGAGATGGGCATTGGGTGGAAACAAGGTTGTCGGTCTCATGGGGTAAGAAATAAAGTGAACAACTTGATAAATTCGTAGCATATTACAAACGTTCTAAGATTGAAGTCATCGTTTGCTAATTTGTACTCGAATCTCTTTGTCTAGAATGGTGTTGATTGTAATGGTCATGGATCTCATTGCTCTGGAACCGTCGCTGGTTCAACCTACGGTGTTGCCAAGGGAGCCATGATCTATGGTATCCGAGTACTCGGCTGTTTCGGCTCTGGAACCAACTCTGACGTCGTTGAAGGTACGCAATGTCTTGTTCGGTCTTCGCATTAAGTTTCCATTCTTTATAGAAATGCAAGCTATGTGGTATTCAAAGttacaaacaattaaaatcGTTCACCTCAACTTGTTAGTTATGGGATTATCTTGGCTGTCGGAGGACGATGGGGATTGATGATACAAGGcagggaggggagaagggactCGGACGAGGTCGGGAGGGCACTGGGGAGATGATACTTAGGGTCATATCCCTGTAATCTACAATATGCAATATGGAATGTTTCGTATTATACACGTTCACACCCTATATTATTCACTGACTCCTCCAGGTATGGACTGGGTGACTTCCAACCACATTGCTCCCGCTGTGGCCTCCATGTCTCTTGGTGGTGGTGCTAGCGTGTCCACTGACCTCGCTGTTAACAGAATGATCAGTGCTGGAGTCACTGTTAGTGTAGCTGCTGGTAATGAGAACCAAGATGCTTGTAACGTCTCTCCCGCTCGTGTCACCAACGTGAGTTCCAAAACCAATCCGttatttcatttcttaattttgtACTATTCCTACTTATAAACTGTTTGGAagttatactggaataaacacATCTGAAGACTACATGCTATAATCACATCATCTTAATAATGTGCGTAATCATTATTAAGAACCCTTCTTATATATCTGTTGAGTCGATCAttgaataaacataaacattaactttaGCTGAATAAACAATTTGAAGTTAATTTCTGTCAATTTTCCTGGTTTGTTATCCAAGGACCCATTTGACACCTTATATTATTccatttcttgttttgtttatttataggCCATCACAGTCGCTGCCTCTGACAACACCGATACCCGAGCATCTTTCTCCAACTATGGCACCTGTTGTGATATCTTTGCTCCTGGGGTCGACATCACCTCTATTTGGGAGTCTTGTACTACTTGCACTACTACCATTAGCGGTACATCCATGGCTTGCCCACACGTCTCTGGTTAGTCAGCATTTAACATCGTTTATGTTAACTACGTCAAACTGAATATACGTCAGCGTTAATTTGCCACAAGAACTCATTACTTTCATGAAATGCGGATCCGAGCAAATGCTCCATTGTGAAACTAAAGTGTAGTTTTCAAGCTTTAAACATTAAGATAATGAATGTTTATTTTCATTCCTTATTTTGCTTACCTTGTGATATTTGTTCTACTCCTTCAAAAACAGGAGCTGCTGCTATTGAACTGAGCAAGAACGGTGGACTCAGCCCGGCGCAGGTTAAGACTAATCTGCTCGCTAACGGATCACGCTGGAGGATCAGCGACCTTCAGGGCACTCCTAACATTCTCCTATATGTTGCTTAATGGATCCACGGGTAGGTATATAGGAAAAATTCCATGTTGTGAAAACGACAACAATTGAATGACTCACATGAAATATGTAGAGTACTGAACAATAGCATCGTTAATATACTGAAAAGCCTGTTAGTGTGTTTCAAAACGCCTTTATTATTGAAGAACATTCAGATTATAGAATGTATGGAATGCTATGGTATACTGTTCAAATTCTCTGTACTTTAAAAGCAGGGGTCAGATAGGTTCTTATTACACTAACAACCATACATAACAATAGTAATAGCAATATAAGCCCAATATTCTCTATTCCAAATCTTGTCGAAATAATTGAACAATTAAAGAAAGTTCAAGCGTTAATTAACAATGATTGAAaactatttgaagaaaaaaagtagagaatttatatttaaatttaaatccattcctaaaatatcacaacattaacatttattaaCTTTGTCTCAATTTTCATATGAAGCAATACCTTAAAGTGGAAATATTGTTACTTGCTATTCTAAGATGAAAAATTGCTACGCGACGAAATGTAGAAGAGAGAAGAAAATTATCTGTTGCTCTGTTAATAGTCTTTAAATGGCAAAAACATATACGAAGGTGTCTTGGTTTGTTCAATCGCgatatttttcataaaataaaaatacaaaatacaagtTGTTTTCAGATATTTACTGGTTACAATCATCGGTTTGTTGAAAATTTCTGACAATAGAAGTTTTATGAATACTTTTATCATTCCAAACACCGCTACCGTTTCTATTTGGTAAGCAGCGTGTTTTGTATGATGTTAATTAGTTTCCGTAGAATACATTTCAACACAGTGGCGGCGTAGCCCGAGTGAGGGAGTTTCTCCCTCAAGCCCACAGAAATGTTCAAGGACGAAAAGGGGACGGCAAAAAAGGGCataaaaagaattaaatatatatgctatgtatAATACTGGATAGGCTACCTTTTTTTATAGCAGGTTTACTCATTAGCCATACTTAGCGTAACACGGTAACTTTGAGTCAGAGAGTGACACATTATGTAAAGTTACGAAGTTCAGTTCGTCGAACGGAACTTGATTGTCTTCTTAAATATAAACACATCTCCATTTAGGCAATAAATATAGAGGTATGAGATACATGTGTGTTCCTACCgatacatattattatatattagtGAAGTTTGGATATCGTTATCATATACAGGTCCGTaggacaccattttgcatctaagccactTAAGTGAAACAAATTTTCTCAAAGGGGACGGACCACCTCCCCTTGTACCCCTCCAAAGCTCGGACGTCAGGAAATTGAAGTGCCCGTCTGTCCCAACCTCCCAATTCTGTCTCTCTCTCACACGTACacacaccaccaccaccaccaacaacaacagatagatactttttaagaaaaagtcgccaaggaaagaacctgggcacgaaaaccaaactaccaaacgactgatccgctctcaaccccagtccccttgcatcgggaatGTGACTGTGATCATAGTTGTCATATAAGAATGAAAATAtctaaatgaaatatatttattttcgaatttaattttctttctgttACAGTTTTATCCTGAATCAGCACCCTATCAAGATGGATGAATTTTCATGATGTTCTTATCGAGAGTGTAATGTTACGTTTTTGTCTGATTGAATGATTATATTCAAAGATTCAATTAAAATACAAATGTAAACAGACAATATGTATCgccttttcttctttgttttgagTTAAACTTGTGCCCTCTCGTCGCTGAAGTTAAAGCAGACGTTTACTCTATTGCAACCAAACATTTGACAACAAATGGATATAGATGTGTTTTTACTCCAGTAATTCTAGAGATGTTTCAATCAATAGTCACAATGTTGGATAGAATTGCTGACAAGTATCAAGCACTAGATGCGTGGCATTCGCGTCTGAAATGCAAAATGTCTTGGTTCCTTCAGAAACCCATTACACTATCCTCCTTATAAAAGCTTACGCGATTGCAAGTAGCAACCTAATATTAGCCTATGTAAGAAACAATCTTAAACGTCGTTCTccttaaataatattaaagtcTAAGAGAGGGACTCCTCAGGTTTGCTTTCGCTTGATCTATGACGATTACACGGTCTCTAGAACCTTGTTTTCTGAGAGGACGGACGATACGAAATCGTTCCAGAACTCCTCCAAGTGAACATCTCAAAACGACCAAAGTGGATAAAAGACGAAGAATCGGCGGCAGTCCGTTCTTTAGACGTGGTGTACAAATATGCAACGTCCTATCACCATAAAACTTAGATTTACTCCATGGTTTATGATAGGCCGGCTGCCTGCCTTCGCTATTTTGACTATGTAGtgataatttatatattattctaCATCGCTTGAAATCAACCAAGGCGAAGGCCTCTGTTGTATAAAGTAGAGTGATTTTCTGTTATACTCGAGTCAACACTTACTACCAAATAGCTTATAGTTGGTTAAAATATTAGCCAATCTCACCCCACCCTTTAGCAAAAAGTCGATACATGATATTGGCTTCTAAAAAGACTATAGCAGATGGTTTAACCCCAACATATCAAAAGAGGCAGTAACTATGTATTTATGGATATCGCCGAAATTTCGGACAATATCTCCTTGTTATGGATACTCACTTATTGGTCTCCGCTCTTGCAATTATAGTTAGATCAACTCTTCCACGCATTTTGAAATCCAAAGGTGTCATGCTTGTTTACATTACGGTGTTAATAACTTTATGACTCTAAAGGGAAATTTAGGTTGTGCTATGATGTAACTTTGAAGAAATGTTAAATACATTGGTATATCTTATACAAGTCTCGACCCATCTTCACCAAATACGTTGCATTCTTGCAACTATGTTCCCCTAAATGCTACTTCTTCTATGAGCGCCATCAAGACCTTCTTCCACCAAGATTCACGGATTGTAAATGCTTTCTGATATCAACAAAAACGTCCAGGAATttgaggcaattttttttcgaACACTACTTACTGATGCTACACATTCCTGTGTTGTGGTCGATTTCGTTTTGACTTGATAACTGCTTTATAAGCAATTGAATCTCAAACAATGTTTAGCTTAAATTATGGTGTTTTAAAATAATCGGATACTGTTAAACTATTAGATCTAATACGTATATCCATACATTACTCAAGGGTTTTAGAcagtggcgtgcgcaaaggGGCTGGGGTGCCATTTGCCATGTTCCCCACCCTCCATCGTCAGTTGGGGTCAACTTTTTGCGTTCAGCCGGGGACGGTTCAGACCAACACTACATGTGTACACCCTCGCCTTGCAACCTTACATACAACTATTTATTAGCACAAAATTTCTTATAGAGTTTCTTGCAAAGACCTAATGTATAATCTTGCAATAATTTGTTCACACAATTTAATGCACTTTGCAGATCATTCGCGTTTTCATCTGGGATaatattgtaacatatatatacaatagagtaaagaaaacttcaatataaattactcAACTCACTTTTTATCGAAGATGACACTTTCCTTAAACCTTTTTTTAAGAATTACCGATGAACCTTccaaaatcatttaaaaatacACCAAACAAGACTGGGTGAGAGATTCTCACCTTACCTGACTCCGATATTGCAATACAAAAAGTCTGACTTCACATCATCCTTCATAACACACGATTTGGCAAattaaatataacatcattTACTTTGCCATTAATGTTGTTAGCAATAAGTTTTGACTAAAGACTCGATCTGTCAACCAggccaaatgttttttttttgtagtcaaCGAAAGCACAATACACacgttttttctttctttcttaaataaAACTCTACAGCAAGATGAAGGACAAAAGTATGATCCAAGGCCGAATGACCGCTTTTGAACCCTGCCTGTTCATCTCACACCTGTATAGTTAAGATAATCTTTTTGATGCGATCATTCAAGATTGCTGTAAGCAGCTTTCCATGCAACTTACTGAGCGTAATACCCCTATAGTTGTCTACATCATAGTTTGAGCCTCTTCCTTTATAGAAATGTTTGATAAGTCCAATAGTCCCAACTAGAGGGCACTACACCACTTCATAAAACGCAAGTGGACAGGTTTGTAATTAAGGGATAAATACGAGGGgaaccggtcttaaatttgatatgagaCCTCTCatgacgtcatcgaggaggctgcccttctcgatgacgtcatcagaggtctcaaatcaaatttaagaccgggtACCCTCGTTTTTATCCCCATTCATAAATGACcctcacaaatgttagaaaacggcattttttcgctaatttttgctgatctgtatTTAATTCTCCTTATGCCTCCCTTGATCTTTTTTCCTGAATGACGTAATAGTCACCTCatgtaaaacagcattttcttccGACGAACATTAAGAGTGAAAAAATACGAATGAAGCAGTAACGTTTGGTCTTAAATTTTGGTAGTCTAATCAATTCAAACGCTAAAATATGGAGGGAAATGACAATTAAAtaagaacaaatgaacaaatttctaacgataacattttaaaacttatttttgaCCTACCAGGTCAAATTGCGCAATAAATAGATGCTGAGTTGTGTGTTCTGAAAAGTCCGTAAACGCTACAACAGTTAGGCTATAGCAACGTTGCCTGTTGCTAACATTCTTTTGAGTAGAACTCGTCCATCCCTAGTCGGTAGATGAACCgttcaaataaacgtttactgggcctgagaatgagcagtttttgaagaggtTCCGAGCCCCATTGTATGATTGTTCGACGGGTTTGGACTTGTAGTAACCGCAGTGTTATTGCGAGTCTGAAAGATCGCTAGGCTTAGTCCCTGGTCAGTCATGTCGTTACCGCTAGAattagtagtaggcctagtgctTACGATATTGCTAGGCTTAGCGACAAGGTTTCTCAATTAAGCTCAAAATGAATCCCTAAGTCATTCATGTTACTCGAAGTATTTAGCTGGATGATTTAGAAGTACGCACAGTGTGTAGTGAGACTCGGTGTGTGTGAATACATATACAGTACCACTGCTGTAACTAATtgcaagtaggctatatatactgtacagtattcttttgcaatttgaaaatttctttgcccataaacatatttgcataataTACTCATGGCAATGTACaccatgtcttcatttcttttaattatgacttcatgattgccacggcaacaaaccagtgtttgtctaacattgcgatcctgaagcaattctcctctctatacactcgaccagtccactggcggatccagggcctttgtttgggaggggccaaagtggcattagagtgatatgggggaggggtctaaggggggttggaaaattttctattgctgaatgccctcagatgcaatttggtgcgacaaaagtgtacaatggtgatgttaatttacttctaaaaaaatgtttcccaggtgtaattttctaaaatatttatgaaacaaagttgggatcatctttctcaagaaattttatttctcataggttataaatttcttacaaccagcctgtaactgcaaaatggtgtaaaactgtaaatcctcatgctcatacatttacatagcccccaactcttgagaagcaaatgctggtccatgccacgaatcgccgtcctgggggaggggtataaggggagggggtgaccccctctgattttttttttggaatcctggtgatgcctacatgtaaaatggtggcacttagaatgGCTTTGGTCACCCAACATTTTcggagaaatatgcatttttttgtgtgtaacatcaataaattgaatagtaggtgataattcattctttcccgtggcatgaaaatgttcgctgctcgccccaatgaaaagaaatataggctaatttgaggttcaaatgatgctgtaaaggtgGTTTTATACTCttttatgctaaatgctaaagaaatgatggttgctaagtcaaaatttgatgcaatttttttatgtatacttgacaattacaatgcggttttttcggacacttgtgcgggtcagcgggtttgggtgttagaatgcgggtctaattcccgcgaattgcgggtcagttgggagctctgcatttaattttaaaccagaaaagaaaaggtttagactagtctaccactgctattcctctcgattttttttaaatttccaatcatatgatttagcggatgttcggaaacactttttggctcacctttgggggggggggggcctggccccccttggatccgccagtggaccagtctcgaatcgcattcgagactggtccagtatacagaaagttggTTTAGGCATTTATGAATGAACAATACTACTGCAAGGGTGcagtttttcataaatttattaataatttcatCAACCCACatgatttattacttttttaagtTATTAATTTGTTGGATAACTCCCTGGTCAGAAATTGCTCTATTCAGTTCTTCGTTATTTGAGGACATAATGACTGACGGATCAAAGGACTGACCATCACTGTAGAAATAACTGTCGTAATAGAGAGCACCGATGTGATCCTTGTAAACATCTAGTGGGATACCATCTCTATTGTCCCTAGTACAGGTTGAACGATTTATAGCATTCCAGCATTTCTCTGGATCTGAGTTTTTAATTTGTCTCATTTCTCTATGCTATGCCCTGAAATAGCCTTGTTCAGATTTctttaaagtttgttttttgtaaGCTTTGAAGAACATGCACAGGTCTTGCTCGCTCTTAACACTCTTACATTTATACTTTGGGATTGCTTTGCTTTTAAATACTTAGTAAGATGTCGCTGTATGACAGTCATTATTCAATCAAGGTTTCCCGTGCTTTCTTCTAGAATTCGTAACCATAGGTACCTGTTTAAGCATACTATCCCTGTCGACAGTGTTCCTAAACATATTTTCGATACTTACAAATATGTCATCTATGGCATTCTGGCTCTAATTACCAGAGCCATTCAAATAAAGTCTGGACATGATTGTGTTAACTTCATCGTCACTGAAAGAAGTTTGGAACTCTAACCATTTATCATTATTCTACATAAAGTTTGTCTTTTTTCTTGCAACTGGGCCATTTTCATTGATCAAATTTACATTATCaacatttttatacattttaacaTTCAGATTTATACGTAGTAGGCTGTGTTTGTCTGacataaaaatatcaaatgtttGAACTGTGAAACCGGTGTTTAAATAGTTCTGGTGATACCATGGCACAACCCAGAGTACTTTTACCATCAAACGTGACATTTTCGAGGCGGGCATCAGAACCAAGTCGGCCATACACAATATGAATATCAACAGTGTTACAATTGGCTGATATCCGTTGTTATTTGTAGATTTATCCATATTGAATTTCTTTGATTTAATACAAAGAGCTTCTAATTTTTATTTAGAGTTGAGGTTTATCATCATTTGTATCAGGCCGGCTATGATTGCAACAGATGGATCGAAAGATGTGACGTCATCTACAACACCTGTTAACAGGTGTACGGGTATTTAAATCACCAATCAGACAAATAGGAGCTCGTGGTCTAGACATTAAAGCAATGCAGTCATTCATTATGTCGCCGAAATGTGGGTGGTGTGGTATATAGAACCTTCATGTGGTATTTAGAACCTTCACTCCTAACAATATTTCCAGAGTATTGTATCCGATGTAGAGTCTGCGCAGACACGGTATGTACTACACACAGAACTAGTACAGCAATAACATGAATACCTCTCTAGCGGTGCTCGTTGGACAGCTTCTTGGCACATACAATAGAAAAATTGGGGAATACTAACTAGTCGATTTGTCGGTTTGAGCCTCATACAGAACAATAATGATGTAATTTTTAACAAAATCCGTTTAAAtaccattttcatttatatatttttcttaattcCACAAACGTTGAGAGCACAGCGCCTGATACAATCAGTTGGCTCTGATTGGTGATAGGTGTAATCATGAGGGTATGTGTCATGTTCGTACTGCATATTTGtttaccctccccctccccccaacataCGCAGACACACCCCTTTAAAGATGCCAATATACTCTAGTGTTTCGTTTAGAACAGACGTAGTTCTATagtttttttacaacaggtGGTATGCATCTCGTTCTTAGACATTCGATAGATCTTAATTAAGCCATGGATTAGGTTTGGGGTAAACAAGGAGTCAAAGCATATTGCGCAACATTATCGGTAGGCATATTGTTATTGAACAGGTAACAGGGGTGGCACACCTGTAGAACACATGAGGGGAAACGGGCCCCTACCTCTTTCGTGACTTTAATATTGTCCCTGTTTGCCTAACGAACAGGTGTCAGCATTCCTTTAGTGGTATTCTACATATAACCTTCTCTGAGACTACTAAACGATATGTTCAGAGGATCATTTTTCGGTGACTGTTGAGGTAACATCGTGGAATGCTACAGAAAATCGGAATCCCACGTGCCACTTCCTCCCAACCCCTTTTTTTGTCAAGCACAAACATTACAAGCAATATTAAGGAAAATAGATATTAATCCTGATGGAATACATACACGGTAAAATCATTTTCCTGGTTTTATGAAAATAGTATGGCACGGTATGTATTTCATCCTGTAGTCAGTGAATATaacgagagggggagggggtagggacCAGTATTAGGCTGACGTGCATTCTAGGGATGGTTCGGAGAGAACTATTTAAACCACATTTTTGTATTACTCTACAAATATTGAATACTACCAGTGCCTTCGATATTATGTGCGTGTGTCATCATGATGTAAGCCAATTGGAAGAAAAGTTGGGGAAGGGTAGGAGGACatatatattaacgatattaaacatttaaaaatacttAATAATacgtaaattattattattatcgttaatattattgttgttattattttgccTTTTCTTCTTGTCGTCCCGCTTACAATTTCGTAGGGGGAcacatttcccccccccccttccacctccCCTTTCCACCGAGCCCTCTGGCTACGCGACTGAACATATGTATCTCCGGTTACAtataatggatggatggatggatgggtggagaTGGAATACATCTTCTGGAGAAAGCCTAAGGATTCATTAAACGTGGCTAAAAACGTGAAGTTGAGTGTACATAAGTCATATAATGGTGGGCTTTGTGACTTTTACGAGGTCACTTGTCagacagtgacgtcattcaacCGGATTAGATCACTTATTTATTACACTTAAGATAAAAATAGGGATTAGCTGTAATGTTAATCCGATAAACCTGTGAAGCCAGACATCTGTTGTCTGTGTAGGTATCGATATATTCTTTATAAGAGATGTACAGAGAGGAGTAAAATCATCTCCAGTCGTGAATCCAAACCAGTTGCTTAACGTCTCCGATACACAGAAGGAACAGGTAACTTGTAATTCATCttccgtttttttttcaaagttgtt is from Apostichopus japonicus isolate 1M-3 chromosome 16, ASM3797524v1, whole genome shotgun sequence and encodes:
- the LOC139983115 gene encoding extracellular serine proteinase-like; this translates as MKACLVLLLVAIASAELSPLFTVKEKITGRYIVKLKDEIDFESAVAKIESLPFFSVVGGKVLKRFPDVFRGFSAKLTEKALSMVRNMDCVEFVEEDGIVRTSAVTWGLDRVDQRSLPLDNSYSPSNDGSGVNVYVVDTGVNPSHVDLAGRVVAAYDATSSAGRQNGVDCNGHGSHCSGTVAGSTYGVAKGAMIYGIRVLGCFGSGTNSDVVEGMDWVTSNHIAPAVASMSLGGGASVSTDLAVNRMISAGVTVSVAAGNENQDACNVSPARVTNAITVAASDNTDTRASFSNYGTCCDIFAPGVDITSIWESCTTCTTTISGTSMACPHVSGAAAIELSKNGGLSPAQVKTNLLANGSRWRISDLQGTPNILLYVA